A genomic segment from Fibrobacter sp. encodes:
- a CDS encoding sporulation protein, with protein sequence MAIEKLAETLLEKLRFITQAETVIGNPIQAGESTVVPVSRVSVGFGFGGHSSKGDTSASGGGASVEPVAFLVIKGDDVRIMPVTKDSSLVSKVMDIVPDVVNKFSKKGGEA encoded by the coding sequence ATGGCTATTGAAAAACTTGCAGAAACTCTTTTAGAAAAGCTCCGTTTCATTACCCAGGCAGAAACGGTTATCGGTAATCCTATCCAGGCTGGCGAATCCACCGTGGTTCCGGTGAGCCGTGTTTCCGTTGGCTTCGGCTTTGGCGGTCATTCCAGTAAGGGCGATACCTCTGCTTCTGGTGGTGGTGCTTCTGTTGAACCGGTGGCCTTCCTGGTAATCAAGGGCGATGACGTCCGCATCATGCCTGTGACCAAGGACAGTTCTCTGGTAAGCAAGGTCATGGATATCGTTCCCGACGTTGTGAACAAGTTCAGCAAGAAGGGTGGCGAAGCCTAG